The following are encoded together in the Pseudomonas sediminis genome:
- a CDS encoding glycosyltransferase family 4 protein, with translation MQLAFVLYKYFPFGGLQRDFMRIALECQARGHAIRVYTPIWEGENPGGFDVRVAPVRALFNHRRNEKFSAWLQADLKRDPVDRVIGFNKMPGLDVYYAADGCFEDKAQTLRNPIYRRWGRYKHFAEYERAVFAPESKTEILMISEVQQPLFVKHYKTPLQRFHLLPPGIAFDRRAPANAAEIRAEFRREFRLADDDLLLVQIGSGFKTKGLDRSLKALAALPRELRKRTRLIAIGQDDPKPFLLQIKALGLSDQVQILKGRSDIPRFLLGADLLIHPAYNENTGTVLLEALVSGLPVLVTDVCGYAHYIAEADCGRVLPSPFEQEQLNRTLADMLADPKQRGFWGRNGLAYADSADLYSMPKKAADVILAERRA, from the coding sequence ATGCAACTGGCCTTCGTTCTCTACAAATACTTCCCGTTCGGTGGGCTGCAGCGCGATTTCATGCGCATCGCCCTGGAATGCCAGGCGCGTGGTCACGCCATTCGCGTTTATACGCCGATCTGGGAAGGGGAAAACCCCGGCGGCTTCGATGTGCGCGTAGCGCCGGTGCGTGCGCTGTTCAACCATCGCCGCAACGAGAAATTCAGCGCCTGGCTGCAGGCTGACCTGAAGCGCGACCCGGTTGATCGGGTGATCGGCTTCAACAAGATGCCTGGCCTTGACGTGTACTACGCCGCTGACGGCTGTTTCGAGGACAAGGCGCAGACCCTGCGCAACCCGATCTATCGCCGTTGGGGGCGCTACAAGCACTTCGCCGAGTACGAGCGCGCGGTGTTTGCGCCGGAGTCGAAGACCGAGATCCTGATGATCTCCGAGGTGCAGCAGCCGCTGTTCGTCAAACACTACAAGACCCCGCTACAGCGTTTCCACCTGCTACCGCCCGGCATTGCCTTTGACCGCCGCGCGCCGGCCAATGCCGCCGAGATTCGCGCCGAGTTCCGTCGCGAGTTCAGGCTGGCCGACGACGACCTGTTGCTGGTGCAGATTGGCTCCGGCTTCAAGACCAAGGGCCTGGATCGCAGCCTCAAGGCGCTGGCCGCGTTGCCGCGTGAGCTGCGCAAGCGCACCCGTCTGATCGCCATCGGCCAGGACGATCCCAAGCCCTTCCTGCTGCAGATCAAGGCGCTGGGTTTGTCCGATCAGGTGCAGATACTCAAGGGCCGCAGCGACATCCCGCGTTTTCTGCTCGGCGCTGACCTGCTGATCCACCCGGCCTACAACGAGAACACCGGCACCGTGCTGCTGGAAGCGCTGGTGTCCGGCCTGCCGGTACTGGTCACCGATGTCTGCGGCTACGCGCATTACATCGCCGAGGCCGACTGCGGTCGCGTGCTGCCCAGTCCATTCGAGCAGGAACAGCTCAATCGTACCTTGGCCGACATGCTGGCCGATCCGAAGCAGCGCGGCTTCTGGGGTCGTAACGGCCTGGCCTATGCCGACAGCGCTGACCTGTACTCGATGCCGAAGAAGGCAGCTGATGTGATCCTCGCGGAGAGACGCGCGTGA
- the rfaP gene encoding lipopolysaccharide core heptose(I) kinase RfaP → MKLILAEPFKSLWSGRDAFDAVEALQGQVYRELEGRRTLRTEVDGRGYFVKIHRGIGWGEIVKNLLTAKAPVLGAAQEWQAIQRLTEAGVPTMTAVAYGERGSNPARQHSFIVTEELAPTVDLEQLSLNWAQQPPKAALKWALIERVAQMTGNMHRAGVNHRDCYICHFLLHIDRPIQANDLRLSVIDLHRAQVRSATPRRWRDKDLAALYFSALDIGLTRRDKLRFLRTYFQRPLRQVLREEANLLAWLERKAAKLYERKQRYGDRL, encoded by the coding sequence GTGAAGCTGATTCTTGCCGAGCCCTTCAAGAGCCTGTGGTCGGGCCGCGATGCTTTCGATGCCGTCGAAGCGCTTCAGGGGCAGGTATATCGTGAGCTGGAAGGCCGCCGCACATTGCGCACCGAAGTCGATGGGCGTGGCTATTTCGTCAAGATCCACCGTGGCATCGGCTGGGGCGAGATCGTCAAGAACCTGCTCACGGCCAAGGCTCCGGTGCTCGGTGCTGCGCAGGAGTGGCAGGCGATCCAGCGTTTGACCGAAGCTGGGGTGCCGACAATGACCGCTGTTGCCTACGGCGAGCGTGGCAGCAATCCGGCGCGCCAGCACTCGTTTATCGTCACCGAGGAGCTGGCGCCGACCGTCGATCTGGAGCAGCTCAGCCTCAACTGGGCGCAGCAACCGCCGAAGGCTGCGCTCAAGTGGGCCTTGATCGAGCGAGTAGCACAGATGACCGGCAACATGCACCGCGCCGGGGTCAACCACCGCGACTGCTATATCTGCCACTTCCTGCTGCACATCGATCGGCCGATTCAGGCCAATGATCTGCGCCTGTCGGTCATTGATCTGCATCGCGCCCAGGTACGCAGTGCCACACCACGTCGCTGGCGCGACAAGGATCTGGCCGCGCTGTATTTTTCGGCGCTGGATATCGGCCTGACCCGTCGTGACAAGCTGCGCTTTCTGCGTACCTACTTCCAGCGTCCTCTGCGCCAGGTGCTGCGTGAGGAAGCGAACCTGCTCGCCTGGCTGGAGCGCAAGGCGGCGAAACTGTATGAGCGTAAGCAGCGTTATGGAGATCGACTGTAG
- a CDS encoding glycosyltransferase family 9 protein: protein MSESKTLIAPGLKVALVPCPALGDTTLFLRLAWRLQTAGAQVSLASASLASIREYLPGLEVVGGTPDVVALAACNDLVICAIDWQVDVPLSNVAYLAGKKLPRGFKPEQQPVSLRGREIAGAHNVICRDPKAGKSMVQWIDLYAEEILGLDLTQPVAGLQAMPAQPADAERRIAIFPTTPHTSKNFSCSGFRRLARRLVARGWLVEFVGIPAEQQMLSAAYPGYSVHAFNDLKGLVDFLRTCSVVISNDSGGGHLGSLLGLRTFTITRRRSDFTWRPGFNELNSVINPVLSFKWLGKTVWRPFIPLRRIVQALPSWKGKQA, encoded by the coding sequence ATGTCGGAGAGCAAGACACTGATCGCCCCGGGGTTGAAGGTGGCGCTTGTGCCGTGCCCGGCACTCGGAGACACCACTTTGTTCCTACGCCTTGCCTGGCGCTTGCAGACTGCCGGTGCACAGGTCTCCCTGGCTTCCGCTTCGCTGGCTTCCATACGCGAGTATCTGCCAGGGCTGGAGGTAGTGGGTGGTACACCTGATGTGGTTGCTCTGGCCGCGTGCAACGATCTGGTGATCTGCGCCATCGACTGGCAGGTCGATGTACCGCTGAGCAACGTGGCCTACTTGGCTGGCAAGAAACTTCCGCGTGGGTTCAAGCCCGAGCAACAGCCTGTTTCATTGCGAGGGCGTGAGATTGCGGGGGCGCATAATGTCATCTGCCGCGACCCCAAGGCTGGCAAGAGCATGGTGCAGTGGATAGATCTGTATGCCGAGGAAATACTGGGGCTTGACCTGACTCAGCCTGTTGCAGGTCTGCAGGCGATGCCTGCCCAACCTGCAGATGCGGAGCGACGCATCGCTATCTTTCCAACGACGCCGCATACCAGCAAGAATTTTTCATGCTCTGGATTTCGCCGTCTGGCACGGCGCCTGGTCGCCCGGGGGTGGCTGGTCGAGTTCGTCGGCATTCCCGCTGAGCAGCAAATGTTGAGCGCTGCATACCCAGGCTACAGCGTGCACGCATTCAATGATCTGAAAGGGCTTGTCGACTTTCTGCGTACCTGCTCCGTCGTCATCAGCAACGACTCGGGAGGCGGGCATCTTGGTTCGCTCCTGGGCCTGCGCACGTTCACCATTACCCGTCGTCGTAGCGATTTCACCTGGCGCCCAGGCTTCAACGAACTCAATAGCGTCATCAATCCGGTGCTGAGCTTCAAGTGGTTGGGCAAGACGGTGTGGCGTCCGTTTATTCCGTTGCGCCGGATCGTACAGGCCTTGCCAAGCTGGAAAGGAAAACAGGCATGA
- a CDS encoding lipopolysaccharide kinase InaA family protein, with product MTAWRHDLQDPQLLAAFGTLEAVFALEGERLTKDPLSEVIRVELLGVRYYVKRYWGAGKGLRRYLGRPRVKAEWQNLKLFAKWGIPTAPIVAHGLERRGGAFVRGALVTRELEGTLDLAEMANRRDPRLADARWVECVSRQLADGTRALHDHHFTHNDLKWRNLLVNEKAELFFIDCPTGSFWWGPLLRYRIVKDLACLDKVAKYHLSRTQRLRFYLQYRERSRLSRDDKQRVLQILKFFEGRE from the coding sequence ATGACGGCCTGGAGGCACGATCTGCAAGATCCGCAGTTGCTCGCGGCGTTCGGTACGCTCGAGGCCGTATTCGCCCTCGAGGGGGAGCGCCTGACCAAGGACCCATTGTCTGAGGTTATTCGTGTCGAGCTTCTGGGCGTGCGCTATTACGTCAAGCGCTACTGGGGGGCCGGCAAGGGTTTGCGGCGCTATCTGGGGCGTCCCAGGGTCAAGGCCGAATGGCAGAACCTCAAATTGTTCGCCAAGTGGGGTATTCCCACTGCGCCGATCGTCGCTCATGGACTCGAGCGCCGGGGCGGCGCATTCGTGCGTGGTGCGCTGGTGACCCGTGAACTCGAAGGGACGCTCGACCTGGCAGAAATGGCAAATCGACGCGACCCTCGTTTGGCTGATGCCAGGTGGGTTGAGTGTGTCAGCCGGCAGTTGGCCGACGGAACCCGGGCGCTGCACGACCACCACTTCACTCACAATGATTTGAAGTGGCGCAATCTGCTGGTCAACGAGAAAGCCGAGCTGTTCTTTATTGATTGTCCGACCGGCAGTTTCTGGTGGGGGCCGTTACTGCGCTATCGGATCGTCAAGGACCTGGCGTGCTTGGACAAGGTCGCCAAATACCATCTGTCGCGAACGCAGCGTCTGCGCTTCTACCTGCAATACCGGGAACGCAGTCGACTGAGTCGCGATGACAAGCAGCGTGTCCTGCAAATCCTGAAGTTCTTCGAGGGGCGCGAATGA
- a CDS encoding lipopolysaccharide kinase InaA family protein, whose protein sequence is MSDFIAMEDRALLERHGLASFEALWALKLEAVDEPNTERGGWSSVYRLELDERAFYLKRQSNHLTRSLLHPFGEPTFAREFRNIRRYAELNIPALQAAFFAERRVPGERRAVLLTRALDGWQDLDSWLSRWHELDALHRGGILRACGELARRLHQAGQVHGCFYPKHIFLHEQVDGFEAQLIDLEKTRPLLLGRRDRIKDLEPLLRRARVWSEAEVRELLAAYLGAATDVDGWWFQLGARQRHKEAR, encoded by the coding sequence ATGAGCGACTTCATTGCAATGGAGGATCGTGCGCTGCTCGAGCGTCACGGGCTGGCCAGTTTCGAGGCGCTCTGGGCGCTGAAGCTGGAGGCGGTGGACGAGCCCAATACCGAGCGTGGCGGTTGGAGCAGTGTGTATCGCCTTGAGCTGGACGAGCGTGCTTTCTATCTCAAGCGGCAGAGCAATCATCTGACTCGCAGCCTGCTGCACCCCTTCGGCGAACCCACTTTTGCCCGCGAGTTTCGCAATATTCGCCGTTATGCCGAGTTGAACATTCCGGCCCTGCAGGCTGCGTTCTTTGCTGAGCGCCGAGTGCCGGGCGAGCGCCGTGCCGTTCTGCTGACCCGCGCATTGGACGGCTGGCAGGATCTGGATAGCTGGCTGTCGCGCTGGCATGAACTCGATGCGCTGCATCGTGGCGGCATCCTGCGTGCCTGTGGCGAGCTGGCGCGACGCCTGCACCAGGCCGGGCAGGTGCATGGGTGTTTCTATCCCAAGCACATCTTTCTGCACGAACAGGTCGATGGTTTCGAGGCGCAATTGATCGATCTGGAGAAGACCCGGCCGCTGTTGCTCGGTCGCCGCGACCGGATCAAGGATCTGGAGCCCCTGTTGCGCCGCGCCAGAGTCTGGAGCGAGGCTGAGGTGCGCGAACTGTTGGCTGCCTATCTGGGCGCTGCGACGGATGTTGATGGCTGGTGGTTTCAGTTAGGCGCTCGTCAGCGTCACAAGGAGGCGCGCTGA
- a CDS encoding lipopolysaccharide kinase InaA family protein, with translation MRLSELAEAGRSLELPLTLQVDGEPLILECLLRVLPGQRYVGMARWRGRQVLAKLLVGGKAQRHFQRELEGAQMLAEQGLVTPELLAQGCIDGQGGWLLFDYLDGAQSLWQAWHEVTQQPVLSDGQQGVLAQALGAIGQMHAQGLWQADLHLDNLLRYDGSLYLIDGGGVRWETPGQPLSRARVLENLGVFFAQLPAELDPFLEELLIHYLLANGEHALPLEMLQAEIAKVRRWRLRDYLKKTARDCSLFAARIGAFGLRVVRREAEPTLQPLLADLDACIDAGHIYKTGGAATVARVEVGGRPLVVKRYNVKNWLHWLKRFWRPSRAWHSWREGNRLQLLGLTTPTPLAVIERRWCWLRGRAYLITDYCGGQDIIARFEAYKQATPPETELLALDRLFAALLRERISHGDFKGHNLFWDVELGAWSLIDLDAMRQHRSAHSFARAYARDRARFLRNWPADSALHQLLDQRLPQVPGTCPN, from the coding sequence ATGCGCTTGAGCGAACTCGCTGAGGCTGGGCGCAGCCTCGAGCTGCCGCTGACGCTGCAGGTCGACGGTGAGCCGTTGATACTGGAGTGCCTGCTGCGTGTGCTGCCTGGGCAGCGTTACGTCGGCATGGCCCGCTGGCGGGGGCGCCAGGTGTTGGCCAAGTTGCTGGTGGGCGGCAAGGCGCAGCGGCACTTCCAGCGCGAGCTTGAGGGTGCGCAGATGCTGGCCGAACAAGGGCTGGTCACGCCCGAACTGCTGGCGCAGGGTTGTATCGACGGGCAGGGCGGCTGGCTGCTGTTCGACTATCTGGACGGCGCGCAGAGCCTCTGGCAGGCCTGGCACGAGGTCACGCAGCAACCGGTTCTCAGCGATGGCCAGCAAGGCGTGCTGGCACAGGCGCTAGGCGCTATCGGGCAGATGCACGCTCAGGGGCTGTGGCAGGCCGACCTGCATCTGGACAACCTGCTGCGGTACGACGGGAGCCTGTATCTGATCGATGGGGGTGGTGTGCGCTGGGAAACCCCGGGCCAGCCGCTGTCCCGCGCGCGCGTACTGGAAAACCTCGGCGTGTTCTTCGCCCAGTTGCCGGCCGAGCTTGATCCCTTCCTCGAAGAGTTGCTGATCCACTACCTGCTGGCCAACGGCGAGCACGCGTTGCCGCTGGAAATGCTCCAGGCCGAGATTGCCAAGGTGCGCCGTTGGCGCCTGCGCGATTACCTGAAGAAGACGGCGCGCGACTGCAGCCTGTTCGCTGCACGTATCGGTGCCTTCGGCCTGCGCGTGGTGCGCCGGGAAGCGGAACCGACACTGCAGCCGCTGCTGGCCGATCTGGACGCTTGCATCGATGCCGGGCACATCTACAAGACCGGCGGCGCCGCCACGGTGGCGCGCGTCGAGGTGGGCGGTCGGCCTCTGGTGGTCAAACGCTACAACGTGAAGAACTGGCTGCACTGGCTCAAACGCTTCTGGCGGCCGAGCCGTGCCTGGCATAGCTGGCGCGAAGGTAATCGCCTGCAACTGCTCGGTTTGACCACGCCGACGCCGCTGGCCGTGATCGAACGACGCTGGTGTTGGCTGCGCGGTCGCGCTTACCTGATTACCGACTATTGTGGCGGGCAGGATATAATCGCCCGTTTCGAGGCATACAAGCAGGCAACACCCCCGGAAACCGAGCTGCTGGCGCTGGATCGACTGTTCGCTGCCCTGCTGCGCGAACGCATCAGCCATGGTGATTTCAAGGGGCATAACCTGTTCTGGGATGTTGAACTGGGCGCCTGGTCGCTGATCGACCTCGATGCCATGCGTCAGCATCGCAGTGCACACAGTTTCGCCCGGGCCTATGCCCGCGACCGCGCCCGTTTTCTGCGCAACTGGCCGGCGGACTCAGCTCTGCACCAGTTGCTCGACCAACGTTTACCGCAGGTGCCCGGCACCTGCCCGAATTAG
- a CDS encoding carbamoyltransferase family protein — protein MALTILGLSGALSHDPSAALYIDGKLIAAVEEERFVRDKHAKNRMPYESAKFCLEQAGVKPSDVDVVAIPFAPISIFEKARWQYAKRYAYAPDRALDAILFGNRRYKRYKKRIEWCLVQLGFDLKKIKIEPVEHHLAHASSAYHCSGFQEKTAILGIDGKGEYATTFFGYGENGKIHKIKEFYDPDSLGGLYGAITEYLGFEMLDGEFKVMGMAPYGDAAKYDFSRLAKFENGELIINTEYANVIGFRRYKENGKGYYFSPKLIEWLGPKREGDIADDPYIHYAASMQALFEKLALQMMEYYLGDILKETGKIAFAGGCALNVKLNQKIIARDDVKELFVQPASGDAGTAVGAAAYVSHKRGVPVEKMEHVYLGPSYSNEEVIAACAKHPNQPVFKRIDNTAERIAKIMVDGNPVAWFQGRMEFGPRALGGRSIIGCPSIPGVADRINEQIKFRERWRPFCPSMLDTVAAKMLKVDHPSPFMTFTFEVNEEWKERVSEVVHEDGTSRAQVLERQYNPRWYDLMLELEKLTGNGVSLNTSLNRRGEPMICSPTDALNMFYGSDLQYLIMEDVLVVKDGKDWYDSV, from the coding sequence GTGGCACTGACCATTCTCGGCCTGTCCGGCGCCCTCAGTCACGATCCGTCCGCCGCGCTGTACATCGACGGCAAGCTGATCGCGGCCGTGGAAGAGGAGCGCTTCGTGCGCGACAAGCATGCGAAGAACCGCATGCCCTACGAGTCGGCCAAATTCTGCCTGGAGCAAGCCGGGGTCAAGCCCTCGGATGTCGACGTGGTAGCGATTCCCTTCGCCCCCATCAGCATCTTCGAGAAGGCCCGCTGGCAGTACGCCAAGCGCTATGCCTACGCCCCGGATCGCGCTCTCGATGCCATCCTGTTCGGCAACCGCCGCTACAAGCGCTACAAGAAGCGCATCGAGTGGTGCCTGGTACAGCTCGGCTTCGACCTGAAGAAGATCAAGATCGAGCCGGTCGAGCACCACCTGGCGCACGCTTCCAGCGCCTATCACTGCTCGGGCTTCCAGGAAAAAACCGCGATCCTCGGCATCGACGGCAAGGGCGAGTACGCCACGACCTTCTTCGGCTATGGCGAGAACGGCAAGATCCACAAGATCAAGGAATTCTACGATCCGGATTCGCTCGGCGGTCTCTACGGTGCGATCACCGAGTACCTGGGTTTCGAGATGCTCGATGGCGAGTTCAAGGTCATGGGCATGGCGCCTTATGGCGATGCTGCCAAGTACGATTTCTCGCGTCTGGCCAAGTTCGAGAACGGCGAGCTGATCATCAACACCGAGTACGCCAACGTCATTGGTTTCCGTCGCTACAAGGAAAATGGCAAGGGCTACTACTTCTCGCCCAAACTGATCGAATGGCTCGGGCCGAAGCGTGAGGGCGATATCGCCGACGACCCTTACATCCATTACGCGGCCAGCATGCAGGCGCTGTTCGAGAAGTTGGCGCTGCAGATGATGGAGTACTACCTGGGCGACATCCTCAAGGAAACTGGCAAGATCGCCTTCGCTGGCGGCTGCGCGCTGAACGTCAAGCTCAACCAGAAGATCATCGCCCGCGATGACGTCAAGGAGCTGTTCGTGCAGCCGGCTTCCGGTGATGCCGGCACCGCCGTTGGTGCTGCCGCCTACGTCTCGCATAAGCGTGGCGTGCCGGTGGAGAAGATGGAGCACGTCTACCTCGGCCCCTCGTACAGCAACGAAGAGGTTATCGCCGCTTGCGCCAAGCACCCGAACCAGCCGGTTTTCAAACGCATCGACAACACGGCTGAGCGCATCGCCAAGATCATGGTCGATGGCAACCCGGTGGCCTGGTTCCAGGGCCGTATGGAGTTTGGCCCGCGCGCCCTCGGTGGCCGTTCGATCATCGGTTGCCCAAGCATTCCGGGCGTCGCCGACCGCATCAACGAGCAGATCAAGTTCCGCGAGCGCTGGAGACCCTTCTGCCCGTCCATGCTCGACACCGTGGCGGCGAAGATGCTCAAGGTGGATCACCCGAGCCCGTTCATGACCTTCACCTTCGAGGTGAACGAAGAGTGGAAAGAGCGCGTCAGCGAAGTGGTGCATGAAGACGGCACCTCGCGCGCTCAGGTGCTGGAGCGCCAGTACAACCCGCGCTGGTATGACCTGATGCTGGAGTTGGAGAAGCTCACCGGCAATGGTGTTTCGCTGAACACCTCGCTCAACCGTCGTGGCGAGCCAATGATCTGTTCGCCGACCGATGCGCTGAACATGTTCTACGGCTCGGACCTGCAATACCTGATCATGGAAGACGTACTTGTGGTCAAGGACGGCAAGGATTGGTATGACAGCGTCTGA
- a CDS encoding glycosyltransferase, whose translation MTASEQASGAAQRWVLQFCHGYDGPFLDCARQYAVLFKGSPYKVCTVYLTGKPSAEVERGSASDEVIFLDYSSAQVRGLKLGAIRDLRRIAASRDFGLCIAHRFKPIYVALLGSRLPVIGVHHAFGDYKRRSRQMFANLFRKRLMLLGVSNAVRDDMRACLSDWPTERIETLYNRIDVASVQADQVSREAAREHLALPQDAWVVGNVGRLHPDKDQATLIRGFAQALPQLPTGSLLVIMGSGRLEADLKALAAELGVSESVRFLGQVSNARRYFKAFDVFALTSDHEPFGMVLLEAMAAGVPVLATDCGGAPEVVCEPQALFPLGDAATLASRLSVVSSTDWKPIEHGVKGCFTDEGAHACFWSRPGVVCLAQSRKP comes from the coding sequence ATGACAGCGTCTGAGCAGGCCTCTGGCGCGGCGCAGCGCTGGGTTCTGCAGTTTTGCCATGGTTATGACGGCCCTTTTCTGGATTGTGCGCGGCAGTATGCGGTGCTATTCAAGGGCTCGCCTTACAAGGTCTGCACCGTCTACCTGACTGGTAAGCCGTCAGCGGAGGTCGAGCGCGGCTCGGCGTCCGACGAGGTGATCTTCCTCGACTATTCCAGCGCGCAGGTGCGCGGTCTCAAGTTGGGGGCAATCCGCGATTTGCGCCGGATCGCTGCTTCGCGTGATTTCGGCCTGTGCATCGCGCACCGCTTCAAACCGATCTATGTCGCGCTGCTTGGCAGCCGCCTACCGGTGATCGGCGTGCATCACGCCTTTGGCGACTACAAGCGCCGTTCGCGGCAGATGTTCGCCAACCTTTTCCGCAAGCGCCTGATGCTTCTCGGCGTCTCCAATGCCGTGCGCGACGACATGCGCGCCTGCCTGTCCGATTGGCCGACAGAGCGCATCGAGACACTCTATAACCGAATCGACGTCGCTTCAGTGCAGGCCGATCAGGTATCCCGCGAGGCCGCGCGTGAACATCTGGCTTTGCCCCAGGATGCCTGGGTGGTCGGCAACGTCGGCCGCCTGCACCCGGACAAGGACCAGGCCACGCTCATCCGTGGTTTTGCTCAGGCCTTGCCGCAGCTACCAACTGGTAGCCTGCTGGTGATCATGGGCAGTGGCCGTCTGGAAGCCGATCTCAAGGCCTTGGCGGCTGAGCTGGGCGTCAGCGAGTCGGTGCGTTTTCTCGGCCAGGTGTCGAATGCAAGGCGCTATTTCAAGGCGTTCGACGTATTCGCCCTGACCTCCGATCACGAGCCATTTGGCATGGTGCTGCTGGAAGCGATGGCCGCCGGAGTGCCGGTGCTGGCGACCGATTGTGGAGGGGCTCCCGAGGTTGTGTGTGAGCCGCAAGCACTGTTTCCGCTGGGCGACGCTGCGACGTTGGCGTCTCGTTTGTCGGTTGTATCAAGCACTGATTGGAAACCGATCGAGCACGGTGTGAAGGGCTGTTTCACGGACGAGGGCGCTCATGCGTGTTTCTGGTCGCGGCCGGGTGTCGTGTGTCTAGCGCAGTCGAGGAAACCATGA
- a CDS encoding glycosyltransferase, with the protein MNVLFLVQAEQRAILDRLYDGIAQACDSCDIRWLSSDEQANLQRYFREHVDVSRYDRILFFLRFKKEMRQWRFIRTLPNLVILEHDAYQNYIPCKYTGKFSAHYRRMPWVRIISSGAQVSQRLCDEGFDACFVPKGYDQALLSYQGRERDIELAFVGSTKSVAYSGRKALLDELGQVENLLVTKTKSGEEYCDTLNRIRFFVSADVGMGEYMIKNFEAMACGCVLLAYDHGEQENAALGFVDMHNLVLYRNVAELREKLHMLRQDPSRTAAIAEAGRQLAEQYYGFAAIGHQIVEAMRPPLRRASQPSWLQLQLRKVGVYY; encoded by the coding sequence TTGAACGTGCTTTTTCTCGTCCAGGCCGAGCAACGAGCGATACTGGATCGACTGTACGATGGTATTGCACAAGCGTGCGATAGCTGTGATATCCGTTGGCTGAGCAGCGATGAACAAGCCAATCTGCAGCGTTACTTCCGTGAGCACGTGGATGTATCGCGTTACGACAGAATTCTCTTCTTTCTGCGTTTCAAGAAAGAAATGCGTCAATGGCGTTTTATTCGCACCCTGCCCAATCTGGTTATCCTGGAACACGACGCCTACCAGAACTACATCCCCTGTAAGTACACGGGCAAGTTCAGCGCGCATTACCGGCGGATGCCCTGGGTGCGCATCATCAGTTCCGGTGCACAGGTCAGCCAGCGTTTGTGCGATGAGGGCTTCGACGCCTGTTTCGTGCCCAAGGGCTATGACCAGGCGTTGCTCTCCTATCAGGGCCGGGAGCGGGATATCGAGCTGGCTTTCGTCGGCAGCACCAAGAGCGTGGCCTACAGTGGGCGCAAGGCGCTACTCGATGAGCTCGGGCAGGTCGAGAATCTGCTCGTAACCAAGACCAAATCGGGTGAGGAGTATTGCGATACGCTCAACCGCATTCGCTTCTTCGTGAGTGCCGATGTCGGTATGGGCGAGTACATGATCAAGAATTTCGAGGCCATGGCATGCGGTTGTGTGCTGCTGGCCTATGATCATGGGGAGCAGGAAAATGCGGCTCTCGGTTTCGTCGATATGCACAACTTGGTTCTGTATCGAAACGTCGCCGAATTGCGCGAGAAGCTGCATATGTTGCGGCAGGATCCGTCCAGAACTGCAGCTATCGCCGAGGCGGGGCGTCAACTGGCCGAGCAATACTATGGTTTCGCCGCCATCGGGCACCAGATCGTCGAGGCCATGCGTCCGCCGTTACGTCGGGCATCGCAGCCTTCCTGGTTGCAGTTGCAGCTGCGCAAGGTTGGCGTTTACTACTAA